A portion of the Granulosicoccus antarcticus IMCC3135 genome contains these proteins:
- a CDS encoding HpcH/HpaI aldolase family protein — MKRQSKARSADSSASKRAVESQFTFPAFGCWVNIFEPAVAELVGACGYQYALIDMEHSPVTVDSVLPMVRAVQLGGAKAIVRVPEKQSAWIGRLMDMGVDGIMVPMVNNAAEATELAQATIYAPEGTRGMAAGIVRASNYGLNTAEYLQNYRDNFMLIVQIETREGMEQAEQIAAVPGVDCVFIGPSDLAGSLGHRAQPEHKEVRAAIRQIYKNVKKTGKPVSTLNFTSRNAKQLITDGFDLVFSGSDMTMLSKALQQDVANNQKIVQGLVGSK, encoded by the coding sequence GTGAAACGACAATCAAAAGCCAGATCTGCAGATTCCTCAGCTTCCAAACGTGCTGTTGAGTCTCAATTCACGTTTCCGGCCTTCGGTTGCTGGGTCAATATTTTTGAACCTGCGGTCGCTGAACTCGTGGGTGCCTGTGGGTACCAGTACGCCCTGATCGACATGGAACATAGCCCGGTAACGGTCGATTCTGTCCTGCCCATGGTTCGGGCCGTGCAGCTGGGTGGTGCGAAAGCTATTGTGCGTGTGCCGGAGAAACAGAGTGCCTGGATCGGACGACTCATGGATATGGGGGTTGACGGCATCATGGTACCCATGGTGAACAACGCTGCGGAGGCAACAGAGTTGGCTCAAGCGACGATATACGCACCGGAAGGTACTCGTGGCATGGCAGCCGGTATTGTGCGGGCCAGCAACTATGGTTTGAATACCGCCGAGTATCTACAAAACTATCGTGATAATTTCATGCTGATTGTGCAGATTGAAACGCGTGAAGGCATGGAGCAGGCAGAGCAGATTGCCGCGGTTCCCGGTGTGGACTGCGTCTTTATCGGGCCAAGCGACCTGGCAGGCAGTCTGGGTCATCGAGCTCAACCGGAACATAAAGAAGTTCGCGCGGCCATACGCCAGATCTACAAGAATGTCAAAAAGACCGGCAAACCGGTATCGACGTTGAACTTCACCAGTCGTAACGCTAAACAATTGATTACCGATGGTTTCGACCTGGTATTCAGCGGTAGTGACATGACGATGCTGAGTAAGGCCTTGCAACAGGATGTTGCAAACAATCAGAAAATTGTTCAGGGACTGGTTGGCAGCAAGTAG
- a CDS encoding TRAP transporter substrate-binding protein, with protein sequence MSRRHFLKTGAGAAGAAAVAGTGLITSAPAISQGREKLVMVTTWGRGLAGVFDAAQRVADSVNAMSDGTLEIEIKAQGELVSGIPAVFDAVTAGQADMYHGADYYWVGQHPAFAFFTAVPFGMTALELNNWYYHMGGHDLHRELGEEFGLVSFMAGNTGAQSGGWFRKKIESADDFKGLKFRMPGLGGAALGKLGASVQTIAGSEVYQALASGAIDGTEWIGPWADEKAGFQEITKFYYTSGFHEPGAGLNIGINADRWASLKPHHQKMIEIACGDANSWNLHQYLANNATALDRLVAGGVTPLEFPDSVWDAFGKASREVLDENMDDEFFAKTHDSVMSSMKLSSRWADLSDGIYTRQRSRVTGG encoded by the coding sequence ATGTCACGACGTCACTTCCTGAAAACAGGTGCCGGAGCAGCAGGCGCTGCGGCGGTTGCAGGCACCGGACTAATCACTTCAGCACCCGCGATCTCACAAGGGCGCGAAAAGCTGGTCATGGTCACGACCTGGGGACGCGGGTTGGCTGGTGTTTTCGATGCTGCTCAACGAGTTGCAGATTCGGTGAATGCCATGTCCGATGGCACACTGGAAATCGAAATCAAGGCTCAGGGCGAGTTGGTTTCTGGTATTCCGGCTGTATTCGACGCAGTAACGGCAGGTCAGGCAGACATGTACCACGGTGCGGATTACTACTGGGTTGGCCAGCACCCCGCATTTGCCTTTTTTACAGCCGTGCCATTTGGTATGACAGCGCTAGAGCTGAACAACTGGTATTACCACATGGGTGGTCACGATCTGCATCGGGAACTGGGTGAAGAATTTGGTCTGGTCTCCTTCATGGCCGGTAACACGGGTGCTCAATCAGGTGGCTGGTTCCGCAAGAAAATCGAAAGTGCAGATGACTTCAAAGGTCTGAAATTCAGAATGCCGGGCCTGGGTGGTGCAGCACTGGGCAAGCTCGGTGCTTCGGTTCAGACAATCGCAGGTTCTGAGGTTTATCAAGCACTTGCTTCTGGCGCTATCGACGGAACTGAGTGGATCGGACCGTGGGCAGATGAGAAAGCCGGCTTCCAGGAAATCACCAAGTTCTACTACACTTCCGGATTTCATGAGCCAGGTGCTGGTCTGAATATTGGCATCAATGCTGATCGTTGGGCTTCACTGAAACCACATCACCAGAAGATGATTGAAATTGCCTGTGGTGATGCAAACTCATGGAACCTGCATCAGTACCTCGCCAACAATGCAACCGCACTGGATCGCCTGGTTGCCGGCGGCGTAACACCACTGGAATTCCCTGATTCGGTTTGGGATGCCTTTGGCAAAGCTTCCAGAGAAGTTCTGGATGAAAACATGGATGACGAATTTTTCGCAAAAACACACGATTCAGTCATGAGCAGCATGAAGTTGTCTTCACGCTGGGCTGATTTGTCAGATGGCATCTACACTCGTCAGCGTTCACGCGTTACTGGTGGTTAG
- a CDS encoding TRAP transporter small permease subunit — protein MEVLLSILVGLANGLLDLVMLPWTIWQWFHMEVLKERMVALTLGGMSSEFLYMMLSLVLLILVLSLFNRRFLKATVLSLESFNRRIGQFASWFVLLLMFQQVLVIIMGQVFRGNELLFSPFGMALSNAELQWLSGQLKFYNAILITFASAYTFIEGGHVRVDLVYGNLGYRSKRVIDFLGSIFFMLPATILLWWFAWPLVMNALFSQRPMNIFSDKASWRGVRLETSGTAEFTWVWAFKALILVFAALLFIQAIAFMLRNLWGLLERNESIEPHPSDPDTDVLQVPDDMPDINLGNPAVHQDTGEPSSISATQTPHQPVRATHQNTVNLTSKIAAPSLAPAGGHGTSTGAQ, from the coding sequence TTGGAGGTACTTCTTTCTATATTGGTGGGTTTGGCTAATGGCCTGCTCGACCTGGTGATGCTGCCGTGGACGATCTGGCAGTGGTTCCACATGGAAGTACTCAAGGAGCGCATGGTCGCCCTGACGCTGGGCGGGATGTCCTCTGAATTTCTGTACATGATGCTCAGCCTTGTGTTGCTCATCCTGGTACTGAGTCTGTTCAACAGACGGTTTCTCAAAGCGACGGTGCTTTCGCTGGAATCTTTCAATCGTCGTATTGGTCAGTTTGCTTCCTGGTTTGTCCTGTTGCTCATGTTCCAGCAAGTTCTGGTCATTATCATGGGGCAGGTATTTCGTGGCAATGAGCTGCTCTTTTCACCGTTTGGCATGGCTTTGTCCAACGCTGAGTTGCAGTGGCTCTCGGGCCAGCTGAAGTTCTACAACGCTATTCTGATTACCTTTGCTTCGGCCTATACCTTTATCGAAGGTGGCCATGTTCGGGTCGATCTGGTGTACGGCAATCTGGGCTATCGGTCCAAACGAGTCATCGATTTCCTGGGTTCCATCTTCTTCATGCTACCGGCCACTATTCTGCTTTGGTGGTTCGCCTGGCCACTGGTGATGAATGCTCTGTTTTCACAGCGACCCATGAATATTTTCTCTGACAAGGCTTCCTGGAGAGGTGTACGGCTGGAGACATCTGGTACGGCCGAGTTCACCTGGGTCTGGGCTTTCAAGGCATTGATACTGGTCTTTGCCGCCTTGCTGTTCATTCAGGCAATTGCTTTCATGCTGAGGAACCTGTGGGGATTGCTTGAGCGCAACGAATCGATAGAGCCACATCCGAGTGATCCGGACACCGATGTTCTACAGGTCCCGGACGATATGCCGGATATCAATCTCGGCAATCCTGCTGTGCATCAGGATACTGGCGAACCATCGTCTATCTCTGCCACTCAGACCCCGCACCAACCAGTGCGCGCAACCCATCAAAACACCGTGAACCTGACCTCCAAAATCGCTGCACCATCACTGGCTCCAGCTGGTGGTCACGGCACGTCGACAGGAGCGCAATAA
- a CDS encoding TRAP transporter large permease, whose protein sequence is MLFGLNGVEISLIITFACLFIGILSGFPVSFAIAGSAIFSFGIIALMSHAGLLYTLVENSNGTEMVPVLPQGWEGAFLSTLSTWSGGVYSRAFGGNVETLLAVPLFVLMGIALERSRIAEDLLTTMAKTFGSLPGGLAIAVVLVGTLLAASTGVVGATVVTMGLIALPTMLRAGYSKSLATGVIATSGTLGQIIPPSIVIVLLGSIVGDMYSIGQENRAKEMGQTVMQMLGEPAVLSTGTLFKAAFIPGVVLAMLYALYALGYALLKPESAPPIKIDEKDPNKFDVAAHYGHRTGLMVLLAVGPIMLLVALWIALNSMGIATAQELAADTGLVSNGTMAVSVAALFVLLLALVLQPQFRAFPVLVGVVGVVAYVLVDIFVLGPLDSAGTRFINYGVPVLLILYGVKAAVSRLTNIDVIRVVAPPVILIVSVLGSILGGITSPTPAAALGAAGAMMLAAARMSEGNRSATRIVLWASFAIVVMLLMRGNFDLRMTMDDISMEDQVAVWVTIVAYHVAIFGLLFSCFVLISKKVMSPIVQETTKVTSMVFMILIASLLLSLSVRAYGGEHYIQEVLKSIDDPHKLLLVVMAVLFILGFVLDFIEIIFIVIPIVGPVIYAADPALMPPEWITILIAVNLQTSFITPPFGFALFYLRGVAPPSVTTGDIYRGIWPFVIIQVIGLVILWNFPVITTFLPDLLPAN, encoded by the coding sequence ATGCTCTTCGGTCTCAACGGCGTTGAAATATCGCTGATTATCACGTTTGCCTGTCTGTTTATTGGAATCTTGTCAGGCTTTCCCGTCTCCTTCGCCATCGCGGGTTCTGCCATTTTCAGCTTTGGCATCATCGCCTTGATGAGCCATGCCGGTTTGCTGTACACGCTGGTGGAAAACAGCAACGGTACAGAGATGGTTCCTGTATTGCCGCAAGGTTGGGAGGGGGCGTTTCTGTCGACATTGTCAACCTGGTCTGGTGGCGTGTACTCACGCGCATTCGGCGGAAACGTCGAGACCTTGCTGGCGGTTCCACTATTCGTGTTGATGGGAATTGCTCTGGAGCGCTCCCGGATCGCTGAAGACCTGTTGACCACCATGGCCAAGACATTTGGCAGTTTGCCTGGTGGGTTGGCCATTGCCGTTGTGCTGGTTGGCACCCTGCTGGCCGCCAGTACCGGGGTGGTCGGGGCAACCGTTGTAACCATGGGTCTGATCGCACTGCCGACCATGCTCAGGGCGGGTTATTCGAAATCGCTGGCAACCGGCGTGATAGCGACCTCCGGCACGTTAGGACAGATTATTCCGCCCTCCATCGTCATCGTCTTGCTCGGTTCCATCGTGGGTGACATGTATTCTATCGGTCAGGAAAACCGAGCCAAGGAAATGGGGCAGACCGTCATGCAGATGCTGGGTGAGCCAGCAGTGCTATCGACGGGTACCTTGTTCAAGGCGGCCTTCATTCCCGGTGTGGTACTGGCAATGCTCTACGCTCTATATGCGTTGGGCTATGCCTTGCTCAAGCCCGAGTCCGCACCGCCAATCAAGATTGACGAGAAGGATCCGAACAAATTCGATGTCGCGGCACACTATGGCCATCGCACCGGCCTGATGGTTCTGCTCGCTGTTGGTCCTATCATGTTGCTGGTGGCGCTGTGGATCGCGCTGAACAGCATGGGTATTGCGACAGCACAAGAACTGGCCGCAGATACGGGACTGGTCTCCAACGGCACCATGGCCGTCAGTGTCGCTGCATTGTTTGTATTGTTATTGGCATTAGTGCTTCAGCCACAATTTCGCGCCTTTCCCGTACTGGTGGGTGTTGTCGGCGTAGTGGCCTATGTGCTGGTTGATATCTTTGTCCTGGGACCACTGGATTCAGCGGGTACCCGGTTCATCAATTATGGCGTCCCAGTCCTTCTGATTCTGTACGGCGTCAAGGCGGCCGTTTCCCGACTGACCAATATCGATGTCATACGGGTTGTAGCTCCACCCGTCATTCTCATCGTGTCTGTACTGGGCTCCATACTGGGTGGCATAACCAGTCCTACGCCGGCAGCGGCGTTGGGTGCGGCAGGTGCCATGATGCTTGCTGCAGCACGGATGTCCGAGGGTAATCGAAGCGCTACACGCATCGTACTTTGGGCCTCGTTTGCCATTGTCGTCATGTTGCTGATGCGTGGGAATTTTGATTTACGCATGACCATGGACGATATCTCCATGGAAGATCAGGTTGCAGTGTGGGTCACTATCGTTGCTTACCACGTGGCCATTTTCGGACTTCTGTTTTCCTGCTTTGTATTGATCAGCAAGAAGGTCATGTCGCCAATCGTGCAGGAGACCACCAAGGTCACCAGCATGGTTTTCATGATTCTGATCGCATCCTTGCTATTGAGTCTGTCTGTCCGCGCCTATGGCGGAGAACATTACATACAAGAGGTACTGAAAAGTATCGATGACCCGCACAAGCTTTTGCTCGTGGTGATGGCTGTGTTGTTTATATTGGGCTTTGTACTGGATTTCATCGAGATCATCTTCATCGTCATACCGATTGTCGGACCTGTCATCTATGCGGCGGATCCGGCATTGATGCCACCCGAATGGATCACTATCCTTATAGCGGTGAACTTGCAAACCTCATTCATCACGCCGCCATTCGGATTTGCGTTGTTCTATCTACGTGGTGTGGCACCACCTTCGGTCACAACCGGTGATATCTATCGAGGGATCTGGCCGTTCGTGATCATCCAGGTTATCGGCTTGGTTATCCTGTGGAACTTCCCGGTGATAACTACCTTCCTGCCTGATCTATTACCCGCAAATTAG
- a CDS encoding PEP/pyruvate-binding domain-containing protein — protein MIKLKNTIVALDSGNRSYRISAVISLAAIMLLHSGLAQAIPSPDLVINLSASVAQLLGLLSVVFGGFAMSAKKKVAARRKGPSMGGKVLLALAGITLLGSLAANALQYTGSVDARNQRLHTNLVRKSVENGEVVGDTSIQTLSFSEQLDHPQGISTDTLADWLERDLPLNIIDVRENEEYETGSIEGAAHLRYPDVLARSSLLPDNAPTLLLCYSGNRSSELCGELTKQGKECNFMVGGYEKWLTENRALSSDIDLSMDDLRQLPDFQNKDVLLDTPEVHSMVAEEGAQFLDVRYPNDFVKDHLPNATNITMRALPSAALTERISSLADVPYIAACYDKRSCFYSQLIGLRLARAGLDFRGRYSVPHEYYIEKQSSRAHVANWKQGQEQLTLASYVVTPMRAILDKMVAATGHYALGLLGVVLMIRLMLLPLALKAERDTRVQKSLSGRIADLKDELSDHPRALSEATMQLYKRFKIRPVINMLASLFQLTLMLLFYSAVTQSSQSWNQSFLWLETASIPDPLLILPVLTSILFIGVLASQSPARTRRKALLFGLGGAALLWLLSSLAAAANLYLAVSMGFLILQSLLFKLLGNTLKWDTAGADKTGTVTDTGLIPLSQAHYLPESTGKKASRLGQLIEAGYNVPDGFVFTSEITNKGRRNPNDALLSTSQKHVLNKLWKGLGTAKVAVRSSGANEDGADSSFAGVYESILNVPREDLEGAVKEVYQSLCSERSAAYTQDSIEEGMPAILDQGGVVVQKMVPAEYAGVMFTEHPATAGAMMVEMITGLGEDLVNGNVTPDSFAYGKLTGQLLPEQSGSEMLPPIDIAPLLALGRELEALFEHPQDIEWAYANGKFYLLQARDITRSICNGSSLKNLAERERSKLLKNLLGQRKRLRRSEQLIADEPIYVQSELSELLPRPTPFSSDFMERLWSAGGSTDLACQELGIPYSVHFRSMPYINTIFGWTYVNKQEEKRRLGKGPGGIASFRLARNAEETEAQFRDEFLPRFQSEMVERNAIAMERLTLPAATNLLQVWVNRFVEETYCTAERINISADFHMKNALAKLSAAKLEPAKFLNDDEETVVSHAMSLLNHKTISSENIEEFLLVFGHRAPLDYELSEPRFNEDMNLVRQYIERSAHSSDSDEVILKQENDDASLPDSKVLAISVQRARAFMRLKEEAKHFCLIELAQIRNLLLAIDEKCHLKGQIFQLTIDEVIQLNNSEQHSDLTKLADKRFEESCSWKPLQLPASLSINDLERIDMLTGTRPDAVELTELSGKRVAGESEVVGTVRVITDIDQINTFKQGEILIARMTDPTWYPLFSQARGIVTEVGGWLSHAAIVAREYDLPAIVGVTGICQRLNTGDVIRMTLSGSVEILEEQRKSVAGSSAAVLSQDAEAGTNKVSKIEQALQSEEEAARVDIYQLTSHRLFKYQQRIERRAMKDSLGDRRAQPRLTASGEAEPDRRAANRAANSQLFRKAG, from the coding sequence ATGATAAAACTCAAAAACACAATAGTGGCTCTCGACTCGGGAAACCGTTCATATCGCATCAGTGCCGTTATCTCTCTTGCTGCTATTATGCTGCTGCATAGCGGATTGGCGCAAGCAATCCCGTCACCGGATCTGGTAATCAACCTCTCCGCAAGTGTTGCCCAGCTATTGGGACTACTGAGCGTTGTCTTCGGTGGCTTCGCCATGTCAGCAAAAAAGAAAGTGGCTGCCAGGCGGAAGGGCCCATCTATGGGGGGCAAAGTACTGTTGGCTCTCGCCGGTATTACTTTGCTTGGTTCGCTGGCGGCCAATGCGCTGCAATACACAGGCAGTGTTGACGCTCGCAATCAACGCTTGCATACCAACCTTGTCAGAAAGTCGGTTGAAAATGGCGAAGTGGTGGGTGACACGAGCATTCAAACACTCTCGTTCAGCGAACAGCTGGACCATCCGCAAGGTATTTCCACTGATACTTTGGCAGATTGGCTGGAAAGGGATTTGCCACTCAATATCATTGATGTTCGTGAAAACGAAGAATACGAAACCGGCTCAATAGAAGGTGCAGCACATCTGCGATACCCAGATGTACTGGCACGCTCCTCCTTGCTGCCTGACAACGCTCCGACTTTGTTGCTGTGCTATTCGGGAAACAGAAGCTCTGAATTGTGCGGCGAGTTAACCAAGCAAGGCAAGGAATGCAACTTCATGGTTGGTGGCTATGAAAAATGGCTAACCGAGAACAGGGCTCTGTCATCGGACATTGATCTGTCCATGGATGATCTACGCCAGCTACCCGATTTCCAGAACAAGGATGTCCTGCTGGATACGCCAGAAGTTCACAGTATGGTGGCTGAGGAAGGCGCGCAATTTCTGGATGTGCGTTATCCGAATGATTTCGTCAAAGATCACCTACCCAATGCCACCAATATCACCATGCGCGCACTACCCAGCGCCGCACTGACAGAGAGAATTTCATCACTGGCAGATGTTCCGTACATCGCTGCCTGCTACGACAAGCGCAGTTGCTTCTATTCGCAGCTGATCGGCTTGCGACTGGCACGAGCGGGTCTTGATTTTCGTGGACGCTACTCGGTGCCCCATGAATACTATATCGAGAAGCAATCATCGCGCGCCCATGTCGCGAACTGGAAACAGGGGCAGGAGCAACTGACTCTGGCAAGTTATGTCGTGACCCCCATGCGCGCTATTCTGGACAAGATGGTGGCAGCCACGGGTCACTATGCCCTGGGCCTGCTGGGTGTGGTTCTCATGATCCGATTAATGTTATTGCCGCTGGCACTCAAGGCAGAACGTGACACTCGGGTTCAAAAATCACTGTCTGGTCGTATCGCAGACTTGAAGGATGAACTATCAGATCATCCGCGCGCGCTGTCAGAGGCCACGATGCAACTGTACAAGCGTTTCAAGATTCGACCGGTCATCAACATGCTCGCCAGTCTTTTCCAGCTGACTCTGATGCTACTGTTTTACTCAGCGGTCACTCAGAGCAGCCAGTCCTGGAATCAGTCTTTCCTGTGGCTTGAGACAGCCTCTATTCCGGATCCTTTGCTTATTTTGCCAGTATTGACCAGCATCCTGTTCATCGGTGTGCTTGCCTCACAAAGTCCTGCCAGAACTCGACGCAAAGCCTTGCTTTTTGGACTCGGTGGAGCCGCGTTGCTGTGGCTTTTGTCATCACTGGCAGCTGCTGCCAATCTGTATCTGGCAGTCAGCATGGGCTTTCTGATTCTACAAAGCCTGCTGTTCAAATTACTGGGCAACACCTTGAAATGGGATACAGCCGGCGCAGACAAGACCGGCACCGTAACCGACACCGGATTAATCCCATTATCACAGGCGCATTACCTGCCTGAGTCCACGGGCAAAAAAGCCTCACGCCTGGGCCAATTGATCGAAGCGGGATACAACGTTCCTGACGGCTTTGTATTTACCAGTGAAATTACCAACAAAGGCCGCCGTAACCCGAACGATGCCCTGCTGAGCACAAGCCAAAAGCATGTACTGAACAAACTGTGGAAAGGCCTGGGTACCGCCAAGGTTGCTGTCAGAAGCTCTGGTGCCAACGAAGATGGCGCCGATTCCAGTTTCGCCGGTGTCTACGAGTCTATTCTGAATGTTCCCCGTGAAGATCTGGAAGGTGCTGTCAAGGAGGTCTACCAGTCGTTATGTTCGGAACGTTCGGCTGCCTACACGCAGGATTCCATTGAAGAGGGCATGCCCGCTATTCTGGATCAGGGCGGAGTCGTCGTACAGAAAATGGTACCTGCCGAATATGCCGGTGTCATGTTCACCGAACACCCGGCAACAGCAGGTGCCATGATGGTGGAAATGATCACAGGCCTGGGTGAGGATCTGGTAAATGGCAATGTCACTCCGGACTCATTTGCCTACGGCAAGCTGACCGGTCAATTACTACCAGAGCAATCTGGAAGCGAGATGCTTCCGCCAATCGATATTGCACCACTTCTGGCATTGGGTCGCGAACTGGAAGCTCTGTTTGAGCATCCGCAGGATATCGAATGGGCCTATGCCAATGGTAAATTCTATTTGCTGCAGGCGCGTGACATCACCCGCTCTATTTGCAATGGCAGCTCTTTGAAAAACCTTGCCGAGCGTGAACGCAGCAAGCTACTGAAGAACCTGCTTGGTCAGCGTAAGCGATTGCGTCGTAGTGAGCAGTTAATAGCCGATGAGCCCATTTATGTGCAAAGTGAGCTTTCTGAATTACTGCCGCGGCCAACACCATTCAGCAGTGATTTCATGGAGCGGCTCTGGTCTGCCGGTGGCAGTACCGACCTGGCCTGCCAGGAACTGGGAATCCCCTACAGCGTTCACTTTCGTTCAATGCCTTATATCAACACTATTTTCGGCTGGACCTATGTCAACAAACAAGAGGAAAAGCGACGTCTGGGCAAAGGTCCGGGGGGCATCGCCTCTTTCCGTCTGGCCCGCAATGCTGAGGAGACGGAGGCACAGTTCAGAGATGAATTTCTGCCACGCTTTCAATCAGAGATGGTAGAACGCAATGCAATTGCCATGGAACGACTGACACTACCGGCAGCAACTAACTTACTGCAAGTTTGGGTAAATCGTTTTGTTGAAGAAACCTATTGCACAGCAGAGCGTATCAATATCAGTGCAGATTTCCATATGAAGAATGCATTGGCCAAACTGAGTGCGGCCAAGCTGGAACCTGCAAAATTTCTTAACGATGATGAAGAGACGGTTGTCAGTCATGCAATGTCGCTGTTGAATCACAAGACGATCAGCAGCGAAAACATTGAAGAGTTTCTGCTGGTTTTCGGTCATCGTGCACCGTTGGATTATGAACTTTCAGAACCGCGTTTCAATGAGGACATGAATCTGGTTCGTCAGTATATAGAGCGTTCAGCTCACTCCAGCGACAGTGACGAAGTCATCCTCAAGCAGGAAAATGACGATGCCTCCTTGCCCGACAGCAAGGTTCTGGCAATCTCGGTGCAAAGAGCTCGCGCTTTCATGCGCCTGAAAGAAGAAGCCAAGCACTTCTGCCTGATTGAACTGGCTCAGATTCGGAACCTGCTGCTAGCTATTGATGAGAAGTGTCACCTGAAGGGGCAGATATTCCAGCTGACCATTGATGAAGTGATTCAACTCAATAACTCCGAGCAACATAGCGACCTGACAAAGTTAGCCGATAAGCGCTTTGAGGAATCCTGTTCCTGGAAACCTTTGCAACTGCCCGCCTCACTATCCATCAATGACCTGGAACGTATCGATATGCTCACAGGTACACGACCCGATGCTGTAGAACTGACCGAACTGAGTGGCAAACGTGTAGCGGGCGAATCAGAGGTTGTCGGTACGGTACGGGTTATCACCGATATCGATCAGATCAATACGTTCAAGCAAGGCGAGATTCTGATCGCCAGAATGACAGACCCGACCTGGTATCCCTTGTTTTCTCAGGCCCGTGGAATCGTCACCGAAGTGGGTGGCTGGTTGAGTCACGCTGCTATCGTGGCACGAGAATACGATCTGCCAGCTATCGTGGGCGTAACAGGTATCTGTCAACGACTGAACACCGGCGACGTTATTCGCATGACCTTGTCAGGCTCGGTGGAAATTCTGGAAGAGCAACGCAAATCTGTCGCCGGTTCCTCTGCCGCGGTATTGTCGCAAGATGCAGAAGCTGGTACCAACAAAGTCTCAAAGATCGAACAGGCACTGCAATCTGAAGAAGAGGCAGCTCGAGTTGATATCTATCAATTGACCTCGCACAGGCTGTTCAAATATCAACAGAGAATCGAGCGAAGGGCAATGAAGGATAGTCTCGGAGACCGACGTGCTCAGCCTCGTCTGACAGCCTCAGGAGAGGCTGAACCTGATCGTCGTGCCGCTAATCGTGCGGCGAATAGTCAGCTTTTCAGAAAAGCGGGTTGA